In Thunnus thynnus chromosome 11, fThuThy2.1, whole genome shotgun sequence, the following proteins share a genomic window:
- the dip2a gene encoding disco-interacting protein 2 homolog A isoform X2, which produces MAERTSTGLLTMMLEPTPAVAMTLPAEVREKLAELELELSEGDITQKGYEKKRGKLLAPYIPQIQGVDPSLQIDNRIQASSQVALPGSKHNKSRAANTRDERFRSDLHTEAVQAALAKYKERKMPMPSKRRSVLVQSSVEACTPPDTSSASEDEGSLRRQGRLATSTPYQGHGHPAVEHWFNRVIQGSSTSSSASSTSSHPGGRSVTTTNSTAHAALNANAAATALADLMAHTHLDNHTAPPDVTGLSERSLLHAERPQVASVRGVSRGHNHHTSVMETADGNEWRGEGSLNLMDGVPVNSRVSSKIQQLLNTLKRPKRPPLREFFVDDFEELLDVQQPDPNQPKPEGQQMSPLEGEPLGVVTNWPPSLPAALQRWGTTHPKSPCLTALDNAGKPVYTLTYGKLWTRSQKLAYTLLNKLSTRNEPLLMPGDRVALVFPNNDPVMFMVAFYGCLLAELVPVPIEVPLTRKDAGSQQIGFLLGSCGVTLALTTDACQKGLPKAQTGEVATFKGWPRLLWFVTDGKHVVKPPKDWHPPIREASNDIAYIEYKTSKEGSTMGITVSHSAMLAHCHALTQACGYAEAETITNVLDFKREAGLWHGVLTSVMNRMHVISIPYSLMKVNPLSWIQKVHTYKARVAVVKSRDMHWSLLAQRDQRDISLSSLRMLIVADGANPWSISSCDAFLNVFQARGLRPEVICPCASSSEAMTVAIRRPPEMGVPPPGKAVLSMGGLSHSVIRVDTEEKLSVLTVQDVGQVMPGAVVCVVRVEGTPYLCQTDEVGEICVSSGCTGVAYYGLPGMTKNIFETIPVTSSGLPISDRPFSRTSLLGFVGPDSLVFVVGKMDGMMVVSGRRHNADDVVATALAVEPMKFVYRGRIAVFSVSVLHDERIVVVAEQRPDASEEDSFQWMSRVLQAIDSIHQVGVYCLALVPANTLPKAPLGGIHISETKQRFLEGALHPCNVLMCPHTCVTNLPKPRQKQPEVGPASMIVGNLVAGKRIAQACGRDVAQLEDNDQFLYIQDVLQWRAQATPDHPLFLVLNAKGTVASTASCLQLHKRAERVAAALMGRLNTGDHVALVYPPGIDLIATFYGCLYAGCVPVTVRPPHPQNLATTLPTVKMIVEVSKSVCILTTQAIMKLLKSKEAAAAVDIKSWPMVLDTDDLPRKKSPQMYKPPTPEMLAYLDFSVSTTGILAGVKMSHAATSALCRSIKLQCELYPSRQIAICLDPYCGLGFALWCLCSVYSGHQSILVPPLELESNASLWLAAVSQYKVRVTFCSYSVMEMCTKGLGSQTEALRLRNVNLSCVRTCMVVAEERPRISLTQSFSKIFKDLGLSPRAVSTTFGCRVNVAICLQPNRLGKLAEQGTAGPDPTTVYVDMRALRHDRVRLVERGSPHSLPLMESGKILPGVKVIIANTETKGPLGDSHLGEIWVSSPHNATGYYTVYGEEALHADHFNTKLSFGDTQTVWARTGYLGFLRRTELTDASGERHDALYVVGSLDETLELRGMRYHPIDIETSVIRSHKSIAECAVFTWTNLLVVVVELEGSEQEALDLVALVTNVVLEEHYLIVGVVVVVDPGVIPINSRGEKQRMHLRDGFLADQLDPIYVAYNM; this is translated from the exons acacctccTCAGCGTCGGAAGACGAGGGCTCGCTGCGCCGGCAGGGACGTCTGGCCACCTCCACGCCCTACCAGGGCCACGGCCACCCAGCCGTTGAGCACTGGTTTAACCGTGTCATCCAGGGTTCGTCCACCTCATCCTCCGCGTCATCCACCTCATCCCACCCGGGAGGGAGATCTGTCACCACCACCAACAGCACTGCCCACGCGGCCCTCAACGCCAACGCCGCAGCTACTGCACTGGCCGACCTTATGGCACACACCCACCTAG ATAACCACACAGCTCCCCCCGACGTGACGGGGCTGTCGGAGCGCTCCTTGCTTCATGCAGAGCGGCCCCAGGTGGCCTCGGTGCGAGGCGTCTCCCGTGGCCACAACCACCACACCAGCGTCATGGAGACTGCAGATG GCAATGAGTGGAGAGGTGAAGGATCCCTCAATTTAATGGATG GTGTTCCAGTAAACAGTCGCGTCTCCTCCAAAATCCAGCAGCTGCTCAACACTCTGAAAAGACCAAAGCGGCCGCCGTTGCGAGAGTTCTTTGTTGACGACTTTGAGGAGCTATTGGATG TCCAGCAGCCAGATCCCAACCAGCCAAAGCCAGAAGGCCAGCAGATGAGCCCCCTGGAAGGAGAGCCTCTCGGCGTGGTGACCAACTGGCCTCCCTCTTTGCCAGCAGCCTTGCAACGGTGGGGCACCACGCACCCTAAAAGCCCCTGTCTGACGGCACTTGACAATGCTGGCAAACCCGTCTACACACTCACCTACG GTAAACTATGGACCCGCAGTCAGAAACTGGCCTACACTCTTCTTAACAAGCTGAGCACCAGAAATGAGCCTTTGCTTATGCCTGGAGATAGA GTTGCACTTGTGTTCCCCAACAATGACCCAGTGATGTTCATGGTGGCCTTCTACGGCTGTCTCTTGGCAGAGCTGGTGCCTGTGCCTATTGAAGTGCCACTGACCAGAAAG GATGCAGGAAGTCAACAGATTGGTTTTCTGTTGGGCAGCTGTGGCGTCACGTTGGCACTGACCACTGATGCTTGTCAGAAAGGCCTGCCCAAAGCACAAACGGGGGAGGTAGCCACTTTCAAAG GCTGGCCACGGTTGCTGTGGTTTGTGACAGATGGAAAACATGTTGTGAAGCCTCCTAAAGACTGGCATCCTCCAATACGGGAAGCCAGTAATGACATAGCCTACATAGAA TATAAAACCAGCAAGGAGGGAAGCACCATGGGGATCACAGTGTCCCATTCAgccatgctggctcactgtcacgcCCTCACACAAGCCTGCGGCTACGCTGAGG CCGAGACCATCACCAATGTCCTGGACTTCAAGAGAGAAGCAGGATTATGGCATGGTGTTCTCACT AGCGTCATGAATCGGATGCACGTGATCAGCATTCCTTACTCCCTGATGAAAGTCAACCCCCTCTCCTGGATACAGAAGGTTCACACATACAAAG CGCGGGTAGCAGTGGTGAAGTCGAGGGACATGCACTGGTCTCTGCTGGCCCAAAGAGACCAGAGAGACATCAGCCTGAGCTCACTGCGCATGCTGATCGTAGCTGATGGAGCCAACCCAT GGTCGATATCCTCCTGCGATGCCTTCCTCAACGTGTTCCAGGCACGTGGGTTGCGACCTGAGGTGATCTGTCCATGTGCCAGCTCTTCAGAAGCCATGACTGTCGCCATCCGCAG ACCTCCAGAAATGGGCGTTCCTCCTCCAGGGAAGGCTGTGCTATCTATGGGTGGGCTGAGCCATAGTGTGATCCGTGTGGACACAGAGGAGAAActctctgtcctcacagtgCAGGATGTGGGACAGGTCATGCCTGGAG CTGTGGTTTGTGTGGTGCGAGTGGAGGGGACACCCTATCTCTGTCAGACAGACGAGGTTGGAGAGATCTGCGTGAGCTCAGGTTGCACTGGTGTAGCTTATTACGGCCTCCCAGGCATGACCAAGAACATTTTTGAG ACCATCCCAGTAACATCGTCTGGGCTTCCCATCAGTGACAGACCCTTCAGCAGGACCTCACTGCTGGGCTTTGTGGGACCA GACAGCCTTGTGTTTGTGGTGGGGAAGATGGATGGGATGATGGTGGTCAGTGGACGGAGACACAATGCTGACGACGTGGTTGCCACAGCACTGGCAGTGGAGCCCATGAAGTTTGTGTACAGGGggag GAtagctgtgttttctgtgtcagtgCTGCATGATGAGAGGATTGTTgttgtggcagagcagagaccAGACGCCTCTGAGGAAGACAGCTTCCAGTGGATGAGCCGTGTCCTTCAG gcCATCGACAGCATCCACCAGGTCGGGGTGTACTGCTTGGCTCTGGTGCCTGCCAACACGCTTCCCAAGGCTCCCCTGGGTGGCATTCATATATCTGAGACAAAACAGCGCTTCCTGGAGGGCGCCTTGCACCCCTGCAACGTCCTCATGTGCCCTCACACGTGTGTCACGAATCTACCCAAGCCGAGACAAAAACAGCCAG AGGTCGGACCTGCTTCTATGATAGTGGGCAACCTGGTGGCAGGCAAGAGGATAGCACAGGCCTGTGGGAGAGATGTGGCCCAACTAGAGGACAATGACCAG TTCCTCTACATACAGGATGTGCTGCAGTGGAGAGCTCAGGCCACTCCGGACCATCCACTGTTTCTTGTTCTCAATGCTAAG GGCACGGTGGCTAGTACGGCTTCCTGTCTGCAGCTGCACAAGCGGGCAGAGCGGGTTGCTGCGGCACTTATGGGACGCCTCAACACCGGAGACCATGTAGCGCTCGTCTACCCACCAG GAATCGACCTGATTGCCACCTTTTATGGCTGCCTGTATGCTGGCTGTGTCCCAGTGACTGTCAGACCCCCGCACCCGCAGAACCTGGCCACCACCCTGCCCACCGTCAAGATGATTGTTGAG GTCAGTAAGTCGGTGTGTATCCTGACCACTCAAGCAATAATGAAGCTGCTGAAATCCaaagaggctgctgctgctgtggacaTCAAGAGCTGGCCCATGGTGCTGGACACAG ATGACCTCCCCAGGAAGAAGAGTCCCCAGATGTATAAGCCTCCGACCCCTGAGATGTTGGCTTACCTGGACTTCAGTGTGTCCACAACAGGCATCCTAGCAGGGGTCAAA ATGTCTCACGCTGCCACTAGTGCCTTGTGTCGCTCCATCAAACTGCAGTGTGAGCTCTACCCTTCTCGGCAGATCGCCATCTGTCTGGACCCCTACTGTGGCCTGGGTTTCGCTCTCTGGTGCTTGTGCAG TGTGTACTCGGGCCATCAGTCGATCCTCGTTCCCCCTCTGGAGCTGGAGAGCAATGCGTCTCTGTGGCTGGCGGCGGTCAGCCAATACAAAGTGCGCGTTACCTTCTGCTCTTACTCAGTCATGGAGATGTGCACCAAGGGCCTGGGTTCACAGACAGAAGCACTGCGG TTGCGAAATGTGAACCTGTCTTGTGTGCGTACGTGCATGGTGGTAGCAGAGGAGAGGCCTCGCATATCACTAACTCAGTCCTTCTCAAAGATTTTCAAGGACTTGGGGCTTTCACCTCGTGCCGTCAGCACCACCTTCGGCTGCAGGGTTAATGTGGCGATCTGTTTGCAG CCCAACAGGTTAGGGAAACTGGCTGAGCAG GGCACAGCCGGACCGGACCCCACCACCGTTTACGTGGACATGAGAGCTCTACGACATGATCG GGTTCGCCTGGTAGAGAGGGGGTCTCCACACAGCTTGCCACTGATGGAGTCAGGAAAG ATCCTTCCAGGAGTGAAGGTGATTATTGCCAACACAGAGACTAAAGGACCCTTGGGAGACTCCCATCTAGGAGAG ATCTGGGTGAGCAGTCCTCACAATGCCACGGGCTACTACACTGTTTATGGAGAGGAGGCGCTGCATGCTGACCACTTCAACACCAAGCTCAGCTTTGGCGACACTCAGACTGTCTGGGCAAGGACGGGCTATCTGGGCTTCCTGCGGCGCACTGAGCTGACTGATGCCAGTGGAG aGCGCCATGACGCCCTTTATGTGGTGGGCTCTCTTGATGAGACTCTGGAGCTGAGGGGAATGAGGTATCACCCAATTGACATCGAGACCTCTGTCATCCGTTCTCACAAGAGTATAGCTGAATG TGCGGTGTTCACTTGGAccaacctgctggtggtggtggtggagctTGAGGGATCAGAGCAGGAGGCCCTGGACCTGGTGGCCCTGGTCACCAATGTTGTCCTGGAGGAGCACTACCTCATTGTaggtgtggtggtggtggtcgaCCCCGGCGTCATCCCTATCAACTCCCGAGGGGAGAAGCAGCGCATGCACCTGAGAGATGGATTCTTGGCAGACCAACTGGACCCCATATACGTGGCTTACAACATGTGA
- the dip2a gene encoding disco-interacting protein 2 homolog A isoform X1 produces MAERTSTGLLTMMLEPTPAVAMTLPAEVREKLAELELELSEGDITQKGYEKKRGKLLAPYIPQIQGVDPSLQIDNRIQASSQVALPGSKHNKSRAANTRDERFRSDLHTEAVQAALAKYKERKMPMPSKRRSVLVQSSVEACTPPDTSSASEDEGSLRRQGRLATSTPYQGHGHPAVEHWFNRVIQGSSTSSSASSTSSHPGGRSVTTTNSTAHAALNANAAATALADLMAHTHLDNHTAPPDVTGLSERSLLHAERPQVASVRGVSRGHNHHTSVMETADGNEWRGEGSLNLMDGVPVNSRVSSKIQQLLNTLKRPKRPPLREFFVDDFEELLDVQQPDPNQPKPEGQQMSPLEGEPLGVVTNWPPSLPAALQRWGTTHPKSPCLTALDNAGKPVYTLTYGKLWTRSQKLAYTLLNKLSTRNEPLLMPGDRVALVFPNNDPVMFMVAFYGCLLAELVPVPIEVPLTRKDAGSQQIGFLLGSCGVTLALTTDACQKGLPKAQTGEVATFKGWPRLLWFVTDGKHVVKPPKDWHPPIREASNDIAYIEYKTSKEGSTMGITVSHSAMLAHCHALTQACGYAEAETITNVLDFKREAGLWHGVLTSVMNRMHVISIPYSLMKVNPLSWIQKVHTYKARVAVVKSRDMHWSLLAQRDQRDISLSSLRMLIVADGANPWSISSCDAFLNVFQARGLRPEVICPCASSSEAMTVAIRRPPEMGVPPPGKAVLSMGGLSHSVIRVDTEEKLSVLTVQDVGQVMPGAVVCVVRVEGTPYLCQTDEVGEICVSSGCTGVAYYGLPGMTKNIFETIPVTSSGLPISDRPFSRTSLLGFVGPDSLVFVVGKMDGMMVVSGRRHNADDVVATALAVEPMKFVYRGRIAVFSVSVLHDERIVVVAEQRPDASEEDSFQWMSRVLQAIDSIHQVGVYCLALVPANTLPKAPLGGIHISETKQRFLEGALHPCNVLMCPHTCVTNLPKPRQKQPEVGPASMIVGNLVAGKRIAQACGRDVAQLEDNDQARKFLYIQDVLQWRAQATPDHPLFLVLNAKGTVASTASCLQLHKRAERVAAALMGRLNTGDHVALVYPPGIDLIATFYGCLYAGCVPVTVRPPHPQNLATTLPTVKMIVEVSKSVCILTTQAIMKLLKSKEAAAAVDIKSWPMVLDTDDLPRKKSPQMYKPPTPEMLAYLDFSVSTTGILAGVKMSHAATSALCRSIKLQCELYPSRQIAICLDPYCGLGFALWCLCSVYSGHQSILVPPLELESNASLWLAAVSQYKVRVTFCSYSVMEMCTKGLGSQTEALRLRNVNLSCVRTCMVVAEERPRISLTQSFSKIFKDLGLSPRAVSTTFGCRVNVAICLQPNRLGKLAEQGTAGPDPTTVYVDMRALRHDRVRLVERGSPHSLPLMESGKILPGVKVIIANTETKGPLGDSHLGEIWVSSPHNATGYYTVYGEEALHADHFNTKLSFGDTQTVWARTGYLGFLRRTELTDASGERHDALYVVGSLDETLELRGMRYHPIDIETSVIRSHKSIAECAVFTWTNLLVVVVELEGSEQEALDLVALVTNVVLEEHYLIVGVVVVVDPGVIPINSRGEKQRMHLRDGFLADQLDPIYVAYNM; encoded by the exons acacctccTCAGCGTCGGAAGACGAGGGCTCGCTGCGCCGGCAGGGACGTCTGGCCACCTCCACGCCCTACCAGGGCCACGGCCACCCAGCCGTTGAGCACTGGTTTAACCGTGTCATCCAGGGTTCGTCCACCTCATCCTCCGCGTCATCCACCTCATCCCACCCGGGAGGGAGATCTGTCACCACCACCAACAGCACTGCCCACGCGGCCCTCAACGCCAACGCCGCAGCTACTGCACTGGCCGACCTTATGGCACACACCCACCTAG ATAACCACACAGCTCCCCCCGACGTGACGGGGCTGTCGGAGCGCTCCTTGCTTCATGCAGAGCGGCCCCAGGTGGCCTCGGTGCGAGGCGTCTCCCGTGGCCACAACCACCACACCAGCGTCATGGAGACTGCAGATG GCAATGAGTGGAGAGGTGAAGGATCCCTCAATTTAATGGATG GTGTTCCAGTAAACAGTCGCGTCTCCTCCAAAATCCAGCAGCTGCTCAACACTCTGAAAAGACCAAAGCGGCCGCCGTTGCGAGAGTTCTTTGTTGACGACTTTGAGGAGCTATTGGATG TCCAGCAGCCAGATCCCAACCAGCCAAAGCCAGAAGGCCAGCAGATGAGCCCCCTGGAAGGAGAGCCTCTCGGCGTGGTGACCAACTGGCCTCCCTCTTTGCCAGCAGCCTTGCAACGGTGGGGCACCACGCACCCTAAAAGCCCCTGTCTGACGGCACTTGACAATGCTGGCAAACCCGTCTACACACTCACCTACG GTAAACTATGGACCCGCAGTCAGAAACTGGCCTACACTCTTCTTAACAAGCTGAGCACCAGAAATGAGCCTTTGCTTATGCCTGGAGATAGA GTTGCACTTGTGTTCCCCAACAATGACCCAGTGATGTTCATGGTGGCCTTCTACGGCTGTCTCTTGGCAGAGCTGGTGCCTGTGCCTATTGAAGTGCCACTGACCAGAAAG GATGCAGGAAGTCAACAGATTGGTTTTCTGTTGGGCAGCTGTGGCGTCACGTTGGCACTGACCACTGATGCTTGTCAGAAAGGCCTGCCCAAAGCACAAACGGGGGAGGTAGCCACTTTCAAAG GCTGGCCACGGTTGCTGTGGTTTGTGACAGATGGAAAACATGTTGTGAAGCCTCCTAAAGACTGGCATCCTCCAATACGGGAAGCCAGTAATGACATAGCCTACATAGAA TATAAAACCAGCAAGGAGGGAAGCACCATGGGGATCACAGTGTCCCATTCAgccatgctggctcactgtcacgcCCTCACACAAGCCTGCGGCTACGCTGAGG CCGAGACCATCACCAATGTCCTGGACTTCAAGAGAGAAGCAGGATTATGGCATGGTGTTCTCACT AGCGTCATGAATCGGATGCACGTGATCAGCATTCCTTACTCCCTGATGAAAGTCAACCCCCTCTCCTGGATACAGAAGGTTCACACATACAAAG CGCGGGTAGCAGTGGTGAAGTCGAGGGACATGCACTGGTCTCTGCTGGCCCAAAGAGACCAGAGAGACATCAGCCTGAGCTCACTGCGCATGCTGATCGTAGCTGATGGAGCCAACCCAT GGTCGATATCCTCCTGCGATGCCTTCCTCAACGTGTTCCAGGCACGTGGGTTGCGACCTGAGGTGATCTGTCCATGTGCCAGCTCTTCAGAAGCCATGACTGTCGCCATCCGCAG ACCTCCAGAAATGGGCGTTCCTCCTCCAGGGAAGGCTGTGCTATCTATGGGTGGGCTGAGCCATAGTGTGATCCGTGTGGACACAGAGGAGAAActctctgtcctcacagtgCAGGATGTGGGACAGGTCATGCCTGGAG CTGTGGTTTGTGTGGTGCGAGTGGAGGGGACACCCTATCTCTGTCAGACAGACGAGGTTGGAGAGATCTGCGTGAGCTCAGGTTGCACTGGTGTAGCTTATTACGGCCTCCCAGGCATGACCAAGAACATTTTTGAG ACCATCCCAGTAACATCGTCTGGGCTTCCCATCAGTGACAGACCCTTCAGCAGGACCTCACTGCTGGGCTTTGTGGGACCA GACAGCCTTGTGTTTGTGGTGGGGAAGATGGATGGGATGATGGTGGTCAGTGGACGGAGACACAATGCTGACGACGTGGTTGCCACAGCACTGGCAGTGGAGCCCATGAAGTTTGTGTACAGGGggag GAtagctgtgttttctgtgtcagtgCTGCATGATGAGAGGATTGTTgttgtggcagagcagagaccAGACGCCTCTGAGGAAGACAGCTTCCAGTGGATGAGCCGTGTCCTTCAG gcCATCGACAGCATCCACCAGGTCGGGGTGTACTGCTTGGCTCTGGTGCCTGCCAACACGCTTCCCAAGGCTCCCCTGGGTGGCATTCATATATCTGAGACAAAACAGCGCTTCCTGGAGGGCGCCTTGCACCCCTGCAACGTCCTCATGTGCCCTCACACGTGTGTCACGAATCTACCCAAGCCGAGACAAAAACAGCCAG AGGTCGGACCTGCTTCTATGATAGTGGGCAACCTGGTGGCAGGCAAGAGGATAGCACAGGCCTGTGGGAGAGATGTGGCCCAACTAGAGGACAATGACCAGGCACGTAAG TTCCTCTACATACAGGATGTGCTGCAGTGGAGAGCTCAGGCCACTCCGGACCATCCACTGTTTCTTGTTCTCAATGCTAAG GGCACGGTGGCTAGTACGGCTTCCTGTCTGCAGCTGCACAAGCGGGCAGAGCGGGTTGCTGCGGCACTTATGGGACGCCTCAACACCGGAGACCATGTAGCGCTCGTCTACCCACCAG GAATCGACCTGATTGCCACCTTTTATGGCTGCCTGTATGCTGGCTGTGTCCCAGTGACTGTCAGACCCCCGCACCCGCAGAACCTGGCCACCACCCTGCCCACCGTCAAGATGATTGTTGAG GTCAGTAAGTCGGTGTGTATCCTGACCACTCAAGCAATAATGAAGCTGCTGAAATCCaaagaggctgctgctgctgtggacaTCAAGAGCTGGCCCATGGTGCTGGACACAG ATGACCTCCCCAGGAAGAAGAGTCCCCAGATGTATAAGCCTCCGACCCCTGAGATGTTGGCTTACCTGGACTTCAGTGTGTCCACAACAGGCATCCTAGCAGGGGTCAAA ATGTCTCACGCTGCCACTAGTGCCTTGTGTCGCTCCATCAAACTGCAGTGTGAGCTCTACCCTTCTCGGCAGATCGCCATCTGTCTGGACCCCTACTGTGGCCTGGGTTTCGCTCTCTGGTGCTTGTGCAG TGTGTACTCGGGCCATCAGTCGATCCTCGTTCCCCCTCTGGAGCTGGAGAGCAATGCGTCTCTGTGGCTGGCGGCGGTCAGCCAATACAAAGTGCGCGTTACCTTCTGCTCTTACTCAGTCATGGAGATGTGCACCAAGGGCCTGGGTTCACAGACAGAAGCACTGCGG TTGCGAAATGTGAACCTGTCTTGTGTGCGTACGTGCATGGTGGTAGCAGAGGAGAGGCCTCGCATATCACTAACTCAGTCCTTCTCAAAGATTTTCAAGGACTTGGGGCTTTCACCTCGTGCCGTCAGCACCACCTTCGGCTGCAGGGTTAATGTGGCGATCTGTTTGCAG CCCAACAGGTTAGGGAAACTGGCTGAGCAG GGCACAGCCGGACCGGACCCCACCACCGTTTACGTGGACATGAGAGCTCTACGACATGATCG GGTTCGCCTGGTAGAGAGGGGGTCTCCACACAGCTTGCCACTGATGGAGTCAGGAAAG ATCCTTCCAGGAGTGAAGGTGATTATTGCCAACACAGAGACTAAAGGACCCTTGGGAGACTCCCATCTAGGAGAG ATCTGGGTGAGCAGTCCTCACAATGCCACGGGCTACTACACTGTTTATGGAGAGGAGGCGCTGCATGCTGACCACTTCAACACCAAGCTCAGCTTTGGCGACACTCAGACTGTCTGGGCAAGGACGGGCTATCTGGGCTTCCTGCGGCGCACTGAGCTGACTGATGCCAGTGGAG aGCGCCATGACGCCCTTTATGTGGTGGGCTCTCTTGATGAGACTCTGGAGCTGAGGGGAATGAGGTATCACCCAATTGACATCGAGACCTCTGTCATCCGTTCTCACAAGAGTATAGCTGAATG TGCGGTGTTCACTTGGAccaacctgctggtggtggtggtggagctTGAGGGATCAGAGCAGGAGGCCCTGGACCTGGTGGCCCTGGTCACCAATGTTGTCCTGGAGGAGCACTACCTCATTGTaggtgtggtggtggtggtcgaCCCCGGCGTCATCCCTATCAACTCCCGAGGGGAGAAGCAGCGCATGCACCTGAGAGATGGATTCTTGGCAGACCAACTGGACCCCATATACGTGGCTTACAACATGTGA